In Nostoc piscinale CENA21, the genomic stretch CGTTCCTTAGACATGGCGATCGCTCTACTTGGTATTCTGAAAGCTGGTGGTGCATACCTACCGCTTGACTCAGAGTATCCCCAAGACCGCTTGAGCTTCATGTTAGAAGATTCTCAAGTTTCGATACTGTTGACTCAGGAGCGACTTCTTGACAGACTCCCGCAGCATCAAGCACAGCTTATCTGTTTAGATGGAGTCTGGGAACAAATTTCTCAAAACAGTCAAGATAACCCAGCCAGTGGAGTCACAGCTTTTAATTTAGCTAATCTTATTTATACTTCCGGTTCAACAGGTAGACCGAAAGGTGTCATGGTTGAGCATAAAGGATTCTGCAACCTAGCTCAAGCTCAAATTGAAACTTTTGGCGTACATTGTGATAGTCGCGTTCTTCAGTTTGCCTCCTTTAGTTTTGATGCTTGTATATCAGAAATTTTGATGGCTTTGGGGTCTGGTGCAACGCTTTACTTGGGAACGAAAGATTCTCTGATGCCAGGGAAGCAATTACTTGATCAATTACGCAATTATGGCATTACCCATATCACCCTACCACCATCGGCGTTAGCAGTAATGCCAGTGGAAGAACTGCCAGCACTGCAAACAATCATTGTCGCTGGAGAAGCTTGTCCTGCGGAATTAATCAAGCAATGGTCTGTGGGGAGAAATTTCTTCAACGCCTACGGCCCAACAGAAGCTAGTGTTTGTGCCACGATCGCTAAATGCAATGACAATGAGAAAATAACTATTGGTAAAGCGATCGCTAACGTCCAAGTCTACATTTTAGACGAGTATTTGCAACCCGTACCTGTGGGTGTACCAGGAGAATTACACATTGGCGGTATTGGGTTAGCCAGAGGCTACCTCAACCGTCCCGAACTAACTCAGGAAAAATTCATCAAAAATCCCCTTGGTGCGGGTCGTCTCTACAAAACCGGGGACTTAGGACGTTATTTAGCAAATGGTAATATCGAATACTTAGGACGGATTGATAATCAAGTAAAAATTCGGGGCTTCCGCATTGAATTGGGAGAAATCGAAGCTGCACTGAGCCAACATGAAAGTGTGCAGATATGTTCTGTCATTGCCCGTGAAGATAATCCCGGTGAGAAACGCCTAGTCGCCTACGTAGTCGGAAAACAGCATTCACCTACAATCAGCCAGTTGAGAGCGTTCCTCTCTAGCCAACTGCCACAATACATGATACCTCATGCTTTTGTGATGCTAGAGTCTTTACCTCTGACTCCCAACGGCAAAGTAGACCGTCGCGCTTTGCCAGCACCAGACTCTCGTGAGGGACTAGAAGTAAGTTTTGTCGCCCCACGCAATCAGACTGAAGAAATATTAACGCAGATATGGGCAGAAGTGCTGAGAGTCAAACAAGTAGGTATTTACGATAACTTCTTTGAACTCGGTGGAGATTCCATTCTCAGTATCCAAATTCTGGCAAAAGCCAAGCAAGCAGGGCTGCAACTGACTCTCAAGCAATTATTTGCACATCAGGCGATCGCACAGTTAGCAGCAGTAGCAGGTACAATAAAGGCGATCGAGGTCAAACAAGAATTAGCCACAGGCACATTACCTCTAACCCCCATTCAACATTGGTTCTTTGAGCAAAATCTCTCCCAGTTGCATCACTTCAATCAAGCATTTTTGCTCTCAGTACCATCTGACCTCAAGTTAGAGCTATTGGAGCAAGCCTTCAAGCAATTGCTAGTACATCACGATGCTCTGCGCTTACGTTTTAAACAGTCTAACTCTACTTGGCAGCAAATTTACTCTGCACCCAATGATAGCGTTGCTTTCTCTTACATAGACTTATCGGCACTTCCCGAAAGTGAACAACAAGCTGCCATTGAAGCTCAAGGGAATTTATCACAGGCGAGTTTAAATCTCTTAGAAAATCTAGTGCAAGTCGCCTTTTTCTATCTAGGTATTGACAAAAGAGCGCGATTACTCATCATTATCCACCACTTAGCAGTTGATGGTGTTTCTTGGCGGATTTTATTAGAAGATTTGCAAACAGCTTACCAGCAACTTGCTCAAGGCAAAGCCATTGCCCTTCCTGCTAAAACAACTTCTTTCCAAGATTGGTCTTTTAAACTAACCGAATATGCACAATCACAAGCCCTCAAATCGGAAGTGGCTTATTGGCTGAATGAATCTCGCGCCGCAGTTCCACCCATCCCAGTTGACTATATAAAAGGGGCAAACACTGTTGCCGCAGCTAACACAATATTATTGTCTTTAAGTGAGGCTGAAACTCATGCTTTACTGCACGATGTACCAAAAGCTTACAACACTCAGATTAACGATGTACTACTGACTGCCTTGGCGTTGGTTTTGAGCAGATGGACTAACTCTGAGAGTGTGCTGTTCAACTTAGAAGGTCATGGACGGGAAGATATTGTTGATGGTGTAGATGTATCACGTACCGTCGGTTGGTTTACAACTATCTTCCCTGTAGTTGTAGAACTCCGAGCAACAGACAATCCAGCAGATACTTTAAAATCTGTCAAAGAACAACTGCGGGCTATTCCCAATAAAGGAATTGGTTACTGCTTATTGCGCTATCTAAGTCAAGATACAGAAATTGCTACCCAACTACAGGCACTACCGCAAGGCCAAATCAGTTTTAACTATTTGGGTCAATTTGATCAACTTGTTAATACAACTTCTTGGATGCAGCCAGCTACCGAGTCGGCGGGGAAAATGCACGGTTTACAGAACAACCGCGCTTATCTGCTAGAGATTGACAGTATTATTGCTGGAGAACAGCTGCGAATAGAGTGGACTTACAGCACAAATCTCCACCAGCACACCACAATCGAAAATCTGGCACAAGAATTTGTCAAGACATTGCAGAGCCTCATTGCTCATTGTTCCTCACCGGAGAGTGGCGGTTACACACCTTCAGATTTTCCGTTAGTCAAGCTCAAACAGGCTGAACTAGACCAAATTTTGATAGGTTTAGGTAAAACTAATTGGCGAAATATTGAAGATATTTACCCACTCGCGCCGATGCAAGAGGGGTTGTTGTTTGAGAGTTTGTACAATCCTGAGAATCAGGTATATTTTGAACAGTTGATTTATACCTTGAGTGGTCAGTTGAACCTACTAGCCTTTGAGCAAGCTTGGCAGCAAGTGGTAGCACGACATTCAATTTTGCGGACTGCTTTTATTTGGGAGCAATTAGACCAACCACTGCAAGTAGTGTATCGACAAGTTGATGTTAAAGTACATATTTATGATTGGCAGCAGCTATCTGTACAAGAGCAACAGCAAAAATTAGAATTTTTATTGCAGTCCCAGCGACAACAGGGTTTCCAACTTTCGCAAGCACCATTGATGCACCTCAGCCTCATTCAATTAGGTGCAGATAGTTATCAATTTGTTTGGAATTTCCATCACTTATTGCTTGATGGTTGGTCAGGGCCTTTGATTTTCAAAGACCTGTTGTATTTTTATCAAGCAATTTCTCAAGGTGAAACTAAGACGCTTCAACCAGCCCAAAGCTACCGCAACTATATTGCTTGGTTACAGCAACAAGATTTAGCCCAAGCTAAAAAGTTTTGGAGACAAAAACTCCAAGGTTTCACCGCACCTACTCCTTTAATAGTTGATAAAGCATCGTCAAAGCGCAAACAGTTAGATTCTAGTTACAGCGAACAAAAAATCCAACTGACACCAGAAGCGACAGCCGCGCTACAGACTTTTGCGCGACAGCATCAACTGACGATGAATAATTTGGTGCAAGGAACTTGGGCATTACTGCTGTGTCGCTACAGTCAAGAAACAAATGTAGTTTTTGGTGCTACTGTGTCCTGTCGTCCGTCATCTTTGATTAGTGTAGAGTCGATGGTGGGACTATTTATCAACACCTTGCCAGTGCGAGTTCAGGTTGCTGCTGAGACTGAAGTGTTGGCGTTGTTGAAGGATTTGCAGGCACAACAAATTGAGTCTGAGCAATATTCATATAGCTCATTGGTAGATATTCAAGGTCTGAGTGATGTCCCTAGAGGAACACCTTTGTTTGAGAGTCTTGTTGTCTTCGATAATTATCCAGTTGATGAGGCAGGGCAGGAAAAAAATTATGGTTTTTCGATAGACAATTTTCACGCCATTGAGCAAACTAATTATCCTCTAACAGTCATGGTGATTCCTGGTCAGGAAATGCTGGTGAGGATTAGCTATGATACTAGCCGATTTGATGATGCTGCGATCGCTCTAATTTTAGAACATTTCCAAACATTGCTCTGTGGAATTGTTGCCCACCCCAAACAGCGAATTTCCCAATTGCCACTGCTAACGCCAGGGGAGCAGCAGTTATTAGATAAATGGAATGATACTCAGGTAGACTATCCCCACCATAAATGTATCCATCAGTTGTTTGAGGAGCAGGTACAGCGTACACCCAATGCTGTAGCTGTGGAGTTTGGGAATCAACAACTGACCTATTATGAGTTGAATTGTCGTGCTAACTCTTTGGCGCACTACCTCAAGTCTTTGGGCGTAAAACCCGATGTGTTGGTGGGTATTTGTGTTGAGCGTTCTATAGAAATGGTTGTCGGACTGTTAGGTATTCTGAAAGCTGGTGGTGCATATCTGCCACTTGACCCAGAGTATCCTACAGAGCGTTTGGCTTTCATGTTAGAAGATGCTCAAGTTTCAGTGTTGCTAACTCAGCAATCACTCCTGGCCAGACTGCCCCAGCATCAAGCACAGCTTGTCTGTTTGGATACTGACGCTCAAGTGATTTCCCAGGCGAGCCAGGACAATCTCATCTCTGGTGTACAAGCCAATGACTTGGCTTATGTAATTTATACCTCTGGCTCTACAGGTAAACCGAAGGGAGTGGCGATGACTCAACTTCCCTTGTGCAACCTGATGCTGTGGCAACTGCAAAATACAAAACTTTCTAGTGGGACAAAAACGCTACAATTTGCTCCCATCAGCTTTGATGTGTCCTTTCAAGAAATGTTCTCCACTTGGTTTTCTGGAGGCACATTGCTGTTGATTACAGAGGAATTGCGCCGTGATGCCTTAGCTTTATTAGGATTTCTGCAAGAAAAAGGTGTGGAGAGACTTTTTGTTCCCTTTGTCGCCTTACAGCAACTAGCTGAAGTAGCCGTTGGTAGTGAAAAATTTGCTAGTCATCTTCGAGAAATCATTACTGCTGGCGAACAGTTGCAGATTACTCCTGCGATTTCTCAATGGTTCAGCAAACTAGGCGATTGTACTCTGCACAATCATTATGGGCCATCAGAAAGTCATGTGGTCGTCACTTTTACCCTGCCTAACACCGTAGAGACATGGCCGCTACTGCCTGCGATTGGAAAGCCAGTTGCCAATACACAGATTCATATCTTAGATAAAAATTTACAGCCTGTCCCCGTCAGTGTACCTGGAGAGTTGTACATCGGTGGTGTTGCGTTGGCTAGAGGCTACCTCAACCGTCCAGAGTTAACACAGGAAAGATTTATCAATAATCCGTTTGAGAAGGCAGAAGGCAGGGGGCAGAAGGCAGAAGGGAGTAGATTATATAAAACTGGGGACTTAGCTCGCTATTTACCAGATGGCAATATTGAATACTTAGGGCGCATTGACTCACAAGTAAAAATACGTGGTTTCCGTATTGAATTGGGTGAGGTGGAAGCAGCACTGAGCCAGTATGAAAATGTGGAGGGGTGTTGTGTCATTGCCCGTGAAGATACCCCTGGA encodes the following:
- a CDS encoding non-ribosomal peptide synthetase, producing MSVLEFLSLLNTLDIKIWIEENQLRYRAPKGAMTAEIKQELQERKTEILAFLQEAQTATQLTFVPLVPVSRDKDLPLSFAQQRIWFLYQLDGESSFYNESFQLRIVGKLSVTALEQSINEIIRRHEVLRTNFPTVEGVPTQVIRPNLTITIPVIDVQDLTEASVKQIVTQEVSQPFDLETDPLVRVTLLRQEPESHLLILTMHHIIMDGWSMGIFFKELAALYPAFTQGKASPLPELTIQYADFALWQRQWLTQEVQEKQLNYWKQQLAGAPPLLELPTDSPRPPEQTFAGATTEFHIDADLTSQLVAFSQKSGVTLFMTLLTAFAVFLHRYSGQDDLCIGSPFANRDRQQTNPLIGFFVNTLVLRTQVVGNPTFSQLLEKVRSVVWDAHANQDIPFEQVVEALQPERSLGYNPLFQVLFVLENFSLDTLELPGVSLTPEMVKRGTSKFDLSLSMWQTQQGLIGSWEYNSDLFATETIARMISHFQTLLAAIVTDPHQKVGELPLLTPSERHHLLVEWNDTQVDYPVDKCIHQLFEEQVEKTPDAVAVVFENQKLTYHQLNCRANQLAHYLRSLGVKPDVLVGICVERSLDMAIALLGILKAGGAYLPLDSEYPQDRLSFMLEDSQVSILLTQERLLDRLPQHQAQLICLDGVWEQISQNSQDNPASGVTAFNLANLIYTSGSTGRPKGVMVEHKGFCNLAQAQIETFGVHCDSRVLQFASFSFDACISEILMALGSGATLYLGTKDSLMPGKQLLDQLRNYGITHITLPPSALAVMPVEELPALQTIIVAGEACPAELIKQWSVGRNFFNAYGPTEASVCATIAKCNDNEKITIGKAIANVQVYILDEYLQPVPVGVPGELHIGGIGLARGYLNRPELTQEKFIKNPLGAGRLYKTGDLGRYLANGNIEYLGRIDNQVKIRGFRIELGEIEAALSQHESVQICSVIAREDNPGEKRLVAYVVGKQHSPTISQLRAFLSSQLPQYMIPHAFVMLESLPLTPNGKVDRRALPAPDSREGLEVSFVAPRNQTEEILTQIWAEVLRVKQVGIYDNFFELGGDSILSIQILAKAKQAGLQLTLKQLFAHQAIAQLAAVAGTIKAIEVKQELATGTLPLTPIQHWFFEQNLSQLHHFNQAFLLSVPSDLKLELLEQAFKQLLVHHDALRLRFKQSNSTWQQIYSAPNDSVAFSYIDLSALPESEQQAAIEAQGNLSQASLNLLENLVQVAFFYLGIDKRARLLIIIHHLAVDGVSWRILLEDLQTAYQQLAQGKAIALPAKTTSFQDWSFKLTEYAQSQALKSEVAYWLNESRAAVPPIPVDYIKGANTVAAANTILLSLSEAETHALLHDVPKAYNTQINDVLLTALALVLSRWTNSESVLFNLEGHGREDIVDGVDVSRTVGWFTTIFPVVVELRATDNPADTLKSVKEQLRAIPNKGIGYCLLRYLSQDTEIATQLQALPQGQISFNYLGQFDQLVNTTSWMQPATESAGKMHGLQNNRAYLLEIDSIIAGEQLRIEWTYSTNLHQHTTIENLAQEFVKTLQSLIAHCSSPESGGYTPSDFPLVKLKQAELDQILIGLGKTNWRNIEDIYPLAPMQEGLLFESLYNPENQVYFEQLIYTLSGQLNLLAFEQAWQQVVARHSILRTAFIWEQLDQPLQVVYRQVDVKVHIYDWQQLSVQEQQQKLEFLLQSQRQQGFQLSQAPLMHLSLIQLGADSYQFVWNFHHLLLDGWSGPLIFKDLLYFYQAISQGETKTLQPAQSYRNYIAWLQQQDLAQAKKFWRQKLQGFTAPTPLIVDKASSKRKQLDSSYSEQKIQLTPEATAALQTFARQHQLTMNNLVQGTWALLLCRYSQETNVVFGATVSCRPSSLISVESMVGLFINTLPVRVQVAAETEVLALLKDLQAQQIESEQYSYSSLVDIQGLSDVPRGTPLFESLVVFDNYPVDEAGQEKNYGFSIDNFHAIEQTNYPLTVMVIPGQEMLVRISYDTSRFDDAAIALILEHFQTLLCGIVAHPKQRISQLPLLTPGEQQLLDKWNDTQVDYPHHKCIHQLFEEQVQRTPNAVAVEFGNQQLTYYELNCRANSLAHYLKSLGVKPDVLVGICVERSIEMVVGLLGILKAGGAYLPLDPEYPTERLAFMLEDAQVSVLLTQQSLLARLPQHQAQLVCLDTDAQVISQASQDNLISGVQANDLAYVIYTSGSTGKPKGVAMTQLPLCNLMLWQLQNTKLSSGTKTLQFAPISFDVSFQEMFSTWFSGGTLLLITEELRRDALALLGFLQEKGVERLFVPFVALQQLAEVAVGSEKFASHLREIITAGEQLQITPAISQWFSKLGDCTLHNHYGPSESHVVVTFTLPNTVETWPLLPAIGKPVANTQIHILDKNLQPVPVSVPGELYIGGVALARGYLNRPELTQERFINNPFEKAEGRGQKAEGSRLYKTGDLARYLPDGNIEYLGRIDSQVKIRGFRIELGEVEAALSQYENVEGCCVIAREDTPGDKRLVAYLVAHQDCTPTVNELRQFLKAKLPEYMVPSAFVIMESLPLTPSGKVDRRALPAPDLLSTNSDQYVAPRTPIEELLVQIWAQVLKVEQVGINDNFFELGGHSLLATQLVSRIRNIFNVELPLYELFTAPTVAELAQIIGQLQQHSIKLSAPPIFRRAENSDLPMSFAQQRLWFLDQFESNSVLYNIPTALRLVGKLQIAALEQSLQEITHRHEALRTNFITVDGKPTQIIGEQETGYGERGILSIVDLQNLSTIEQERTVEELAQKQIIERFDLAKEALIRVTLLLLNETEQVLLVCMHHIVSDGWSMGVFVQELTQLYNAYSQGQPSPLAPLSIQYADFAIWQRNWLQGVVLESQLSYWQQQLKDAPDVLSLPTDRPRHAVQTVAGAHHEFALSVELTDKLVKLSQEQGVTLFMTLLAAYNTLLYRYTGQSDILVGSPIANRDRSEIEGLIGFFVNTLVMRTNVAGNPRFSELLFRVREMALGAYAHQHLPFEMLVEALQPERDLSHTPLFQVMFNLQNAPVSELDLNGLTVSSVPLKSVTAAFDMTLFMQNTPNGLVGVWEYNTDLFDHSTIERMIGHFVTLLEAVVANPQERIDQLPILTAVERQKLLVEWNDTQADYPGDKCLHQLFEQQAELTPDAVAVVFDKQQLTYQELNIQANQLAHYLQSLGVGPEVLVGIYLERSLSMTVALLAVLKAGGGYVPLDIDYPQQRLAYISEDSQISVLITQDKLLNSLSVEGVKVIVLDKEFEILNSQDQENSVTQVQSENLACVLYTSGSTGKPKGVMLTHAALVNHCSAISEAFGLTSSDAYGGQSQRVLQFAAFGFDVAVEEIFPTWFKGGTVVLRPAQMFSSFASFSQFIEQQKLSVLTLTPAYWHEWMVAVSQSYATVPQSLRLLTVGGDTVLPETVTMWQQLVGERVTCLNAYGPTEASVTAVVYDVQNFQLEKTNTVPIGRPVANTAIYILDSNLQPVPIGVKGELYIGGVRLARGYLNRPELTEDKFILNPFQRGREQGKNSSALSTQHSALLYKTGDLARYLPDGNIEFIGRIDDVVKIRGFRVALGEIESLLVQHPDVITQAVMLREDQPGHKQLVAYIVSSNPALDQNDLQSFLKQKLPNYMIPTAFVMLETLPLNANGKVDRRALPAPQQDIDLSNFVLPHTPTQKLIADIWSSVLGTIQLGIHNNFF